From a region of the Sulfuriferula plumbiphila genome:
- a CDS encoding EAL domain-containing protein — protein MKPLEETVEAVMRALGLDDAAVVRRKAFLEFTDDDVARLRALHEAMQTLAPDFANAFYDHLLAFEETRALLPDAQTLERLKRTQAVYFDSLTAGDYGPEYILHRLRVGVAHQRVGLAPEWYLGAYSKYLAGLLPELWQRLGKDPEAFVVTVQSLIKIVLLDMGLAIDTYIQADRQTILTLKEYADIVFASIPDGLLVLSSDLAVLSANRAFLERFGFTEEAVRGRYLMEVLAADGLRGRALEVLATGAAQHDVLFSMGPADGDERKPVRVTLTGIRLAEEEEEEEEARLLLIVEDLTEEEKLRAAALESERRFRDLAETAHDGIIMTDPQGKIAYFNRAAERMFGYRRNQALQRPIGTVLPEPLCCRLDEGLQHTRVWETQGRRRDGAIFMVEGSSSVFEGSAGRFITYVLRDLTERKQFERQLMHLANHDPLTNLPNRKFFQERLEISLDEAALNGERVAVLFLDLDRFKLINDTFGHALGDKLLLMVAKRLAGCFRKGDDILARQGGDEFVVMLQGLSGRQDASSVAQKIMDAFAHVFQLENHEVFVSASIGIAFYPSDAIDAGNLIRCADSAMYQAKEQGLGYQFYRPELENLSSERLTLENSLRRALERDELRLYYQPKVDLASGTVIGLEALLRWAHPVRGMIPPDQFVPLAEETGLIVPIGEWVLRTACLQIKAWQGEGMPLLPVAVNLSARQFRQFSASGETEGRPPSDEAGGVHDLVETIERVLAETGVDPSCLELEITESILMQNLSTAAHILQALSAKGMRIFIDDFGTGYSSLSYLKRLPIDTIKIDKSFVGDITTDPDDAAIVSAIIAMAHSLRLRVVAEGVETQEQFDFLLERGCDAMQGYFFSKPLPAEEILPLLQNARNSGSGRD, from the coding sequence ATGAAGCCTCTGGAGGAGACCGTCGAGGCCGTGATGCGGGCGCTTGGACTGGACGATGCCGCGGTCGTCCGGCGCAAGGCCTTTCTGGAATTCACCGATGACGACGTCGCGCGGTTGCGGGCGCTGCACGAAGCCATGCAGACCCTGGCGCCGGATTTCGCCAACGCCTTTTACGACCATCTCCTGGCTTTCGAGGAAACACGGGCGCTGTTGCCCGACGCGCAAACGCTGGAGCGCTTGAAGCGCACCCAGGCGGTGTACTTCGACAGCCTGACCGCGGGGGACTACGGCCCCGAGTATATCCTCCACCGCCTGCGCGTGGGCGTGGCCCACCAGCGCGTCGGCCTGGCGCCGGAATGGTATCTGGGGGCCTACAGCAAGTACCTGGCGGGCTTGCTCCCTGAACTGTGGCAGCGGCTCGGGAAAGACCCCGAGGCCTTTGTCGTTACCGTGCAGTCACTGATCAAGATCGTTCTGCTGGACATGGGGCTGGCCATCGACACCTATATCCAGGCCGACCGGCAAACCATCCTGACGCTCAAAGAGTATGCCGACATCGTGTTCGCCAGCATTCCCGACGGACTGCTGGTGCTCTCCTCCGATCTCGCCGTTTTGTCCGCCAACCGGGCCTTCCTGGAGCGGTTCGGGTTCACCGAGGAAGCTGTGCGCGGCCGTTATCTGATGGAGGTGCTCGCGGCCGACGGGCTGCGGGGGCGGGCGCTCGAAGTCCTGGCCACCGGAGCCGCCCAGCATGACGTGCTTTTCAGCATGGGTCCGGCGGACGGCGATGAGCGCAAACCGGTGCGCGTGACGCTGACTGGAATCCGGCTTGCGGAAGAAGAAGAAGAAGAAGAAGAAGCCCGGCTCCTTTTGATCGTGGAGGATCTCACCGAAGAGGAAAAGTTGCGCGCCGCCGCGCTGGAATCCGAGCGCCGTTTCCGGGACCTGGCGGAAACCGCCCACGACGGAATCATCATGACCGATCCCCAGGGGAAAATCGCCTATTTCAACCGGGCGGCGGAACGCATGTTCGGCTATCGCCGCAACCAGGCGCTGCAGCGGCCGATCGGGACGGTGCTGCCGGAACCGCTGTGCTGCCGACTGGATGAAGGATTGCAGCATACCCGGGTGTGGGAAACCCAGGGACGCCGCCGCGACGGCGCCATTTTCATGGTGGAGGGATCCAGCAGCGTCTTCGAAGGGTCCGCGGGACGTTTCATCACCTATGTGCTGCGCGACCTGACCGAGCGCAAGCAGTTCGAACGCCAGTTGATGCACTTGGCCAATCACGATCCGCTGACCAATCTTCCCAACCGGAAATTCTTCCAGGAACGCCTCGAAATCAGCCTGGACGAGGCGGCGCTGAACGGAGAGCGTGTGGCAGTATTGTTTCTCGACCTGGACCGCTTCAAGCTGATCAACGACACCTTTGGCCATGCGCTGGGCGACAAGCTACTGCTGATGGTGGCCAAGCGGCTCGCCGGCTGTTTCCGCAAGGGCGACGACATACTGGCCCGCCAAGGGGGAGACGAATTCGTGGTGATGCTGCAGGGGCTTTCCGGGAGACAGGACGCCTCCTCCGTCGCCCAAAAGATCATGGATGCCTTCGCTCATGTCTTTCAGCTGGAAAATCACGAGGTGTTCGTCTCCGCCAGCATCGGCATCGCCTTCTACCCTTCCGACGCCATCGATGCGGGCAACCTCATCCGGTGCGCCGATAGCGCCATGTACCAGGCCAAGGAACAAGGCCTGGGATATCAGTTCTACCGGCCCGAGCTGGAAAATCTGTCGTCGGAGCGGCTCACCCTGGAGAACAGTTTGCGCAGGGCCCTGGAACGTGACGAGTTGCGGCTTTACTACCAGCCCAAGGTGGATCTCGCGAGCGGGACCGTGATCGGGCTGGAGGCGCTGCTGCGCTGGGCACATCCGGTCAGAGGCATGATCCCGCCCGACCAGTTTGTTCCCCTGGCGGAGGAAACCGGCCTGATCGTCCCGATCGGCGAATGGGTCTTGCGTACTGCGTGTTTGCAGATCAAGGCCTGGCAAGGGGAAGGGATGCCCCTTCTCCCGGTGGCGGTGAACCTGTCGGCGCGCCAGTTCAGGCAGTTCTCGGCCAGCGGTGAAACAGAGGGGAGACCGCCTTCGGATGAAGCTGGCGGAGTGCACGATTTGGTTGAAACCATAGAGCGGGTGCTGGCGGAAACGGGAGTGGATCCATCCTGCCTGGAATTGGAGATTACCGAAAGCATCCTGATGCAAAACCTGTCGACGGCGGCCCATATTTTGCAGGCGTTGAGCGCAAAGGGAATGCGCATCTTCATCGACGATTTCGGCACCGGCTATTCGAGCTTAAGCTATCTCAAGCGCCTGCCCATCGACACCATCAAGATCGACAAATCCTTCGTGGGGGATATTACGACCGACCCGGATGACGCGGCGATCGTGTCCGCCATCATCGCCATGGCCCACAGCCTGCGCCTCAGGGTAGTGGCCGAAGGAGTGGAAACACAGGAGCAGTTCGACTTCCTGCTCGAACGCGGCTGCGATGCCATGCAAGGCTATTTTTTCAGCAAACCGCTGCCGGCGGAGGAAATTCTCCCGCTGCTGCAGAATGCTCGGAATTCCGGTTCCGGTCGCGACTGA
- a CDS encoding antitoxin — MQTAKLFINGRSQAVRLPKAFRFEGVQEVLIERVGDAVILRPPKRPSIEQLIAALDQFESFPEREQPDTADTRDPW; from the coding sequence ATGCAAACCGCCAAATTGTTCATCAATGGCCGCAGCCAGGCTGTGCGCCTGCCCAAGGCCTTTCGTTTTGAAGGTGTGCAGGAAGTGTTAATTGAGCGCGTCGGAGATGCTGTGATACTACGCCCACCCAAACGCCCGTCGATTGAACAGCTGATTGCCGCATTGGATCAGTTCGAGTCGTTTCCCGAGCGGGAACAACCCGATACTGCCGACACGCGCGATCCCTGGTAA
- a CDS encoding TonB-dependent receptor, with the protein MNLRLSRMGAAFALAFAVAAPARAAAILPGQIEGRVNDTLGHAVAAASVRLQSPDGKTLGVTHSDAQGHFSFTRLAPGIYAVVVDKADFQTGTDIVTLTADAGKASTITLASTQALEVRVTARKLDRARNGIAVDTGSSNYRISASDVAALPQGAGTPLNQVLLQAPGVAQDSYGQLHIRGDHGNVQYRINDIIVPEAITGFGQSLDTRFAESINLLTGALPAQYGYRTAGVVDIHTKSGAFDNGGRIGVTVGSRNTRELSGEVSGHNGNLNYYLNASTLKNDLGIESPTAARNAIHDTTHQNKGFGYFSYLLSDSARLSLILGSSDNRFQIPSVPNQTPNYTLSGAASYPSQNLDERQRETTRYGILALQGTLGDKFDYQIAAFSRYSKVLFEPDTTGDLLYTGVASRVLRTSQANGLQADGSYHLNSRHTLRSGVFFSQEHLNNNNDVLTFPADSAGNQTSSTPSGFTDNNSKTANLYGVYAQDEWKASAKLTINYGARFDQVNAYVTGHQLSPRLGAVYQIDPQTTLHAGYARYFTPPPNELISGQTVSSFQGTTNAPPGTQNDPVKSESADYFDIGISHQLTPHLTLGLDSYYKTVKNMLDEGQFGSALLYTPFNYRQGRIYGAELTANYRRDNFSAYLNLAHSTALGRDIGSAQYNFDAAELAYIANNWVHPDHDQRITASFGTAYRWRGTTYSADALYGSGLRNGFANTGHLPAYTQVNIAAAHTFSVAQLGKLEGRVSILNLFDRSYQIRDGSGIGVGAPQYGPRRAVYFSLDKFF; encoded by the coding sequence ATGAATCTTCGTTTATCCCGTATGGGCGCGGCGTTCGCCCTCGCATTTGCGGTCGCCGCACCGGCGCGCGCGGCTGCCATTCTACCCGGACAGATTGAAGGCCGGGTCAACGACACGCTGGGGCACGCCGTCGCCGCGGCCTCGGTCAGGCTGCAATCGCCCGATGGCAAAACCCTGGGCGTCACGCACAGCGATGCGCAAGGCCATTTCAGTTTCACCCGGCTGGCGCCAGGCATTTATGCGGTGGTGGTGGACAAGGCCGATTTTCAGACCGGCACCGACATCGTCACGTTGACCGCCGATGCGGGTAAAGCCAGCACCATTACCCTGGCCAGCACGCAGGCGCTGGAAGTAAGGGTGACGGCACGCAAACTGGATCGCGCGCGCAACGGTATCGCGGTGGATACCGGCAGCAGTAATTACCGCATCAGCGCCAGCGACGTGGCCGCGCTGCCGCAAGGCGCCGGCACGCCGCTCAACCAGGTGCTGTTGCAGGCGCCCGGCGTGGCGCAGGATTCCTACGGCCAGCTGCATATCCGCGGCGACCACGGCAATGTGCAGTACCGCATCAACGACATTATCGTGCCGGAGGCCATCACCGGCTTTGGCCAGTCGCTGGATACGCGCTTTGCCGAGAGCATCAATCTGCTCACCGGCGCGCTGCCGGCACAATATGGCTACCGCACTGCGGGCGTAGTGGATATCCACACCAAAAGCGGCGCGTTCGATAACGGCGGACGCATCGGCGTGACCGTAGGCAGCCGCAACACGCGCGAGCTGTCGGGCGAGGTGAGTGGGCATAATGGCAATCTGAATTACTACCTCAATGCCTCCACCCTCAAGAACGATCTCGGCATTGAAAGTCCCACCGCCGCGCGTAACGCCATCCACGACACCACGCACCAGAACAAGGGCTTTGGCTACTTCTCCTACCTGCTCAGCGACAGCGCACGGTTGAGCCTGATTCTGGGCAGTTCGGACAACAGGTTCCAGATTCCCAGCGTGCCCAACCAGACGCCGAATTACACGCTCAGCGGAGCCGCCAGCTACCCCTCGCAAAACCTGGACGAGCGCCAGCGCGAAACCACGCGCTACGGCATTCTTGCATTGCAAGGCACGCTGGGTGATAAATTCGATTACCAGATCGCGGCGTTCAGCCGTTATTCAAAGGTATTGTTCGAGCCGGATACCACGGGCGATCTCCTCTACACCGGGGTTGCCTCGCGCGTGCTGCGCACCAGCCAGGCCAATGGTCTGCAAGCCGATGGCAGCTATCATCTGAACTCCAGACATACTCTGCGCAGCGGTGTGTTCTTCAGCCAGGAGCACCTCAATAACAACAATGACGTGCTCACCTTCCCGGCCGACAGCGCCGGCAACCAGACCAGCAGCACGCCCTCCGGTTTTACCGACAACAACAGCAAAACCGCCAATCTGTACGGCGTCTACGCGCAGGACGAATGGAAAGCCAGCGCCAAGCTCACCATCAATTACGGCGCGCGCTTTGACCAGGTGAACGCCTACGTCACCGGTCACCAGTTGAGTCCGCGCCTGGGAGCGGTGTATCAGATCGACCCGCAGACCACCTTGCACGCAGGCTATGCGCGCTACTTCACGCCACCGCCCAACGAGCTGATCAGCGGCCAGACCGTGTCAAGTTTCCAGGGCACCACCAATGCGCCGCCGGGCACGCAGAATGATCCGGTCAAATCCGAATCTGCCGACTACTTCGACATCGGCATCAGTCACCAGCTCACGCCGCACCTCACCCTGGGACTGGACAGCTATTACAAAACGGTGAAAAACATGCTGGACGAAGGCCAGTTCGGCTCGGCCCTGCTGTATACGCCGTTCAATTACCGCCAGGGCAGGATTTACGGTGCCGAGCTGACCGCCAATTACCGCAGGGATAATTTCTCGGCGTATCTCAATCTTGCGCACTCCACCGCACTGGGCCGCGACATCGGCTCGGCCCAGTACAATTTCGATGCTGCCGAGCTGGCCTACATCGCCAATAACTGGGTGCATCCGGATCACGACCAGCGCATCACCGCCTCGTTCGGCACCGCGTATCGCTGGCGCGGCACCACTTACAGTGCCGACGCGCTGTATGGCAGCGGCCTGCGCAACGGCTTTGCCAACACCGGGCATCTGCCCGCGTATACCCAGGTCAACATCGCCGCCGCGCATACCTTCAGCGTGGCGCAACTGGGCAAACTCGAAGGCCGCGTGAGCATCCTCAACCTGTTCGACCGGAGCTACCAGATCCGCGACGGCAGCGGCATCGGCGTGGGCGCGCCGCAATACGGCCCGCGCCGCGCGGTCTACTTCAGTCTCGACAAATTTTTCTGA
- a CDS encoding O-antigen ligase family protein, which produces MIAYLLIVTAIASGFLFIGTALTGLLLLTWLGVGLRQAMVTRIWIRYPLSRWMLAYLGWLGIVVWWSTTPNVSWLTAWVLAGLPIAYLAWGMTPNPDKIWNALRPAFLLAGPALALWGLGQVVTGYGYGHPVGPLVDTNAFAALMNLFWFPAVVHFIRKMHHKGIHARLIVPAMGLLLVSLALFATESRGATLTWMVLMPWVLWAGFRATRNRRAVLAVLVIALVGYLGAANVLGLNVSHRTLDLKEDVSTNARLMMWKSAARIALDHPLTGTGWGTFAAQYPAYRDPRENSTSGFYAHNDYVQLAAEGGIPALVLMLGIAAGLLLQLKRSLARKENPHALEATGLLLGSLALFIHASLNFIFYFAFMNILAGLFVARAVQLITPSGIGSVQLGGFAQIGRVTKAILASFIALLLAGPLLLQLLAQTTLTGSQPGLTVLRTVWTTANPYAIAKLITAIRPSSGIAQEIMLRASEHALKDSDGISMVGGNFQRAVLEETLQRYELIRAQTANNPTQGVREARILIEYRDLLEPGIALQRARSILVQNLRTDPYHADSMIALSRLDLAEGHKQQAQQVLRAAWGHVLSRRDQQLVVVESLRQLAAPQKIAELDAIEKQLRNVRSDSETGKPLILPAHFSENIDARLASIAATLRHQP; this is translated from the coding sequence GTGATCGCTTACTTACTCATCGTTACCGCCATCGCATCCGGGTTCCTTTTTATCGGTACTGCGCTGACCGGGCTGCTGTTGCTTACCTGGCTGGGCGTGGGATTGCGGCAAGCCATGGTCACCCGAATATGGATTCGTTATCCCCTCAGCAGATGGATGCTGGCTTATCTGGGCTGGCTGGGCATAGTGGTGTGGTGGAGCACCACACCCAATGTCAGCTGGCTCACCGCATGGGTGCTGGCCGGACTGCCTATCGCTTACCTCGCCTGGGGGATGACCCCCAACCCGGACAAAATCTGGAACGCTTTACGCCCTGCCTTCCTGCTGGCCGGTCCGGCGCTGGCACTGTGGGGTTTGGGACAGGTGGTCACTGGCTATGGCTATGGTCATCCGGTGGGGCCGCTGGTGGACACCAACGCTTTCGCAGCACTGATGAACCTGTTCTGGTTCCCTGCCGTCGTTCACTTCATCCGGAAAATGCACCACAAAGGTATTCATGCACGCCTGATCGTGCCGGCCATGGGCTTGCTGCTGGTCAGCCTGGCCTTGTTCGCCACTGAATCACGCGGCGCGACTTTGACCTGGATGGTGCTGATGCCATGGGTGTTATGGGCCGGATTTCGCGCCACGCGTAACAGGCGGGCTGTGCTGGCCGTCCTGGTCATTGCACTGGTCGGTTACCTGGGTGCAGCCAACGTGCTGGGCTTGAACGTGAGCCATCGCACCCTCGACTTGAAAGAGGATGTTTCCACTAATGCGCGCCTGATGATGTGGAAATCTGCCGCACGGATCGCGCTGGATCACCCGCTCACCGGCACCGGCTGGGGCACTTTCGCCGCCCAGTATCCCGCCTACCGCGATCCGCGCGAAAACAGCACGTCCGGATTTTATGCACACAATGATTATGTGCAACTCGCGGCAGAGGGCGGCATTCCGGCGCTGGTGCTGATGCTTGGCATCGCCGCGGGTTTGCTGCTGCAATTGAAGCGCAGCCTGGCCCGCAAAGAAAATCCCCATGCACTGGAGGCCACCGGGCTGCTGCTCGGCAGCCTCGCCCTGTTCATTCATGCCAGCTTGAATTTCATTTTTTATTTCGCCTTCATGAACATTTTGGCTGGCCTGTTTGTGGCACGTGCCGTTCAACTCATCACGCCATCTGGCATTGGCAGTGTTCAGCTTGGCGGATTTGCGCAAATCGGGCGCGTCACCAAAGCCATCCTTGCCAGTTTCATCGCGCTGCTGCTGGCTGGCCCGCTGTTGCTTCAATTGCTGGCGCAAACCACCTTGACCGGCTCGCAACCTGGCCTGACGGTGCTGCGCACCGTGTGGACAACGGCTAACCCTTACGCGATTGCCAAACTCATTACCGCCATCCGGCCGAGTTCGGGCATCGCGCAGGAGATAATGTTGCGTGCCAGCGAACATGCCCTGAAAGACAGCGACGGCATCAGCATGGTTGGGGGCAATTTCCAGCGCGCAGTGCTGGAGGAAACCCTCCAGCGTTACGAACTGATCCGCGCACAAACCGCCAACAATCCCACCCAAGGGGTGCGTGAAGCACGCATTCTGATTGAGTATCGCGATCTGCTGGAACCGGGTATTGCGTTACAGCGTGCCCGCAGCATCCTGGTGCAGAACCTGCGCACGGACCCCTACCATGCAGACAGCATGATAGCGCTGTCGCGACTGGACCTGGCTGAGGGCCATAAGCAGCAAGCCCAGCAGGTGCTGCGCGCTGCATGGGGGCATGTACTCAGCCGCCGCGATCAACAGCTTGTCGTGGTTGAAAGTCTGCGCCAGCTGGCTGCACCGCAAAAAATTGCCGAACTGGATGCAATAGAAAAGCAGCTCAGGAATGTGCGTTCGGATTCGGAAACCGGCAAGCCGCTGATACTGCCTGCCCACTTCAGCGAGAATATTGATGCACGCCTGGCAAGTATTGCCGCAACACTGCGTCATCAGCCCTGA
- a CDS encoding energy transducer TonB — protein sequence MNSAAVSDPPVRTMNPWWPLPLALLLWALMLWGFGLFFAAPAKVASKAPAPIDARIIELPPPSPPKPKPVVTAEKRARPVPVRPAPQPVQTPPPAPKAALPTPPAPQPPPPQAEPVPVPPPPKPEPSPSPNTSQDGTQQMGARALYQPKPKLPEDLRDETIHSVVMARFHIKPDGSTTVELTQPAPNPRVNQLIMNTLKTWRFFPAIQAGKPVASVQDVKVAIDVE from the coding sequence ATGAATAGCGCCGCTGTTTCTGACCCGCCTGTCCGGACAATGAATCCGTGGTGGCCGCTGCCCCTGGCGCTATTGCTGTGGGCGCTGATGCTGTGGGGGTTCGGCCTGTTTTTCGCCGCGCCCGCCAAGGTGGCGAGCAAAGCCCCTGCCCCGATCGACGCGCGCATCATCGAGTTGCCGCCGCCATCTCCGCCCAAGCCCAAGCCGGTCGTCACAGCGGAGAAGAGGGCACGCCCAGTGCCGGTGCGGCCCGCCCCGCAACCTGTGCAAACGCCCCCGCCTGCCCCGAAAGCGGCATTACCCACGCCACCCGCACCCCAGCCACCACCGCCTCAGGCCGAACCAGTCCCGGTTCCGCCACCGCCCAAACCGGAACCCAGTCCCAGTCCCAACACCAGCCAGGACGGCACCCAGCAAATGGGCGCGCGCGCCCTGTATCAACCGAAACCGAAACTACCGGAAGACCTGCGCGATGAAACCATCCACAGCGTGGTGATGGCACGCTTCCACATCAAACCCGACGGCAGCACGACGGTCGAGTTGACCCAGCCCGCCCCCAACCCGCGCGTCAACCAGCTGATTATGAATACCCTCAAAACCTGGCGCTTCTTCCCGGCAATCCAGGCCGGCAAACCGGTGGCGTCGGTGCAGGACGTGAAAGTGGCGATTGATGTGGAGTAG
- a CDS encoding pilin: MSEVRINKSQAGFTLIELMIVVAIIGILAAIAIPSYQNYTRKAKFTEIVQGASSVKLAVETCYQEQGALGNCAAGSNGVPALIATAGSNPTTVDVGSGVTAASNTAVTITMIAKSNDTVLNGLNYTLTGAPGAAGTSNAISWTKGGTCLTASGGPYC; this comes from the coding sequence ATGTCTGAAGTTCGCATCAACAAATCCCAGGCCGGCTTCACACTGATCGAATTGATGATCGTCGTGGCGATTATCGGTATTTTGGCCGCCATCGCGATTCCCAGTTATCAGAACTACACGCGCAAAGCTAAATTTACGGAAATCGTTCAAGGCGCTTCCTCTGTCAAACTTGCGGTAGAAACTTGTTATCAAGAACAAGGCGCTCTTGGCAACTGTGCTGCAGGTTCAAATGGTGTTCCCGCGCTAATCGCCACTGCCGGGTCAAATCCAACAACCGTAGACGTTGGATCCGGTGTAACTGCAGCAAGCAATACAGCCGTGACTATTACGATGATTGCCAAGTCTAATGATACGGTCTTGAATGGACTGAACTACACATTGACAGGTGCTCCAGGGGCGGCGGGGACTTCTAACGCTATTTCTTGGACTAAAGGCGGCACATGCCTTACCGCTTCAGGTGGCCCATACTGCTAA
- the vapC gene encoding type II toxin-antitoxin system tRNA(fMet)-specific endonuclease VapC, whose amino-acid sequence MHYMLDTNICIYAIKNRPAQVLTHLRAHETAGIGISSISVAELYFGVAKSGSARNLTALQQFLEPLEIADFDVSAAQAYGTLRYTLERSGTPIGPLDTQIAAHALALGATLVTNNGLEFARVPDLNWINWAAE is encoded by the coding sequence ATGCATTACATGCTCGACACCAACATCTGCATCTACGCCATCAAGAATCGGCCCGCACAGGTACTCACACATCTGCGTGCTCATGAAACGGCAGGGATAGGCATATCCAGCATCAGCGTGGCTGAACTGTATTTTGGCGTTGCCAAAAGCGGCTCAGCCAGAAATCTGACTGCGTTGCAGCAATTCCTGGAGCCACTGGAAATCGCCGACTTCGACGTAAGCGCAGCGCAGGCCTATGGCACGCTGCGCTACACGCTTGAACGGTCGGGCACTCCCATTGGCCCGCTGGATACACAAATTGCGGCGCATGCTCTGGCACTGGGGGCGACGCTGGTGACGAACAATGGCCTGGAATTTGCCCGTGTGCCCGACCTGAACTGGATAAACTGGGCGGCGGAATAA
- a CDS encoding MotA/TolQ/ExbB proton channel family protein yields MQDLHESWIAIKLGGVMIFPLSLLAVLALAIMLEKAVLYWRYARLSGELLDLVETYGFAWETLEHKLTALNQRNYFRRFFSVVLANRSRPAWWTESRAADEAQLIETALSRRLWVLETIVTAAPLLGLMGTIGGMMHAFQLIGGAGLVNPTGVTGGVAQALIATAVGLLIALIALFGFNYFSRLQAQTMDEMERLGTRLIDHIRLDQQEHGSAGAQP; encoded by the coding sequence ATGCAAGACCTACACGAAAGCTGGATCGCCATCAAACTCGGTGGCGTGATGATTTTTCCGCTGTCATTGCTGGCCGTGCTGGCACTTGCCATCATGCTGGAAAAAGCCGTGCTGTACTGGCGCTATGCGCGCCTCTCCGGCGAGCTGCTCGATCTGGTGGAAACCTACGGATTCGCCTGGGAGACGCTGGAACACAAGCTGACTGCGCTCAACCAGCGCAATTATTTCCGTCGCTTTTTCAGCGTGGTGCTGGCCAACCGCAGCCGTCCGGCATGGTGGACGGAATCGCGTGCCGCCGACGAGGCGCAGCTCATCGAAACCGCGCTGTCACGGCGCCTGTGGGTGCTGGAAACCATCGTCACCGCGGCCCCGTTGCTCGGGCTGATGGGCACTATCGGCGGCATGATGCACGCTTTCCAGCTGATCGGCGGGGCTGGCCTGGTCAACCCCACCGGCGTGACCGGCGGCGTGGCGCAGGCGCTGATTGCCACCGCGGTGGGCTTGCTCATCGCGCTGATTGCGCTGTTCGGCTTCAACTATTTCTCGCGCCTGCAGGCGCAAACCATGGATGAAATGGAACGCCTCGGCACGCGCCTGATCGACCACATCCGCCTTGACCAGCAGGAACACGGCTCGGCAGGAGCGCAGCCATGA
- a CDS encoding ExbD/TolR family protein: protein MKLRKARVQRKGRIEIIPMIDVMFFLLATFMLASLSMQSLNSLKVNLPQGKAERLNSETPVTLSVTADGKLFINRAPVSLSTLAATLKPLLRSTEENIVVSADSKAPQGVVVQAMLHARAAGAQHFLIAVAHE, encoded by the coding sequence ATGAAGCTGCGTAAAGCCAGGGTGCAGCGCAAGGGACGCATCGAAATCATCCCGATGATCGACGTGATGTTTTTTCTGCTGGCGACGTTCATGCTGGCGTCCCTGTCCATGCAGAGCCTCAACTCGCTCAAGGTCAACCTGCCGCAGGGCAAGGCGGAGCGCCTGAATAGCGAAACGCCGGTGACGCTCTCGGTCACCGCTGACGGCAAACTTTTCATCAACCGCGCGCCGGTCAGCCTGTCCACCCTCGCTGCCACATTGAAGCCGCTGCTGCGCAGCACCGAGGAAAACATCGTGGTATCGGCAGACAGCAAAGCCCCGCAAGGCGTGGTGGTACAGGCCATGCTGCACGCGCGCGCAGCCGGAGCGCAGCATTTCCTGATTGCCGTGGCGCATGAATAG